A region from the Prionailurus viverrinus isolate Anna chromosome E2, UM_Priviv_1.0, whole genome shotgun sequence genome encodes:
- the LOC125152834 gene encoding spermatogenesis-associated protein 2-like, translating to MSQPQHPGPGEAAPETLLGDLISYYQEEAGAGRLRVCRQAALTHRARRFSDMGPPLQLYPPELVASNLRATHSQGAPSPTQPVCHELVQALEFLELISVNLLLFPWRKEIRSLKTYTGNFAYRVQPVLSEQTLHTILGRLGYVATSEAEFSLVQAISKEDAEQMVFEIFLARVTCEAILGTSSRQVLGLGREKPYCRRSSKRKLAKAHNCPEGAQPGPQEGLGSERALAEGPDHQSTVPTAPSLSEVSTSPRTLRAGPQLPLDSRRRASTRSDSEEFLTCYSDLVLHRTPLFPRDFPLRGLKGDQAQGPALAPSPPAGEALTSLGSSGEWSLVPSAAPESRVVIIPRQPRLTPGPQLSGKPLDPKPEAQPEPTAPDADTVPPNTSSELDELCEHLSHLLGPPTLADHPGGLSGPGVEDTSQSEPLTGLEPAAEAGGPDSRITKLWRPTQNPLMYEGPRHYVPPGELEGPVLTQEHHPGNS from the exons ATGAGCCAGCCCCAACACCCTGGGCCGGGTGAGGCTGCTCCAGAGACCCTCCTGGGTGACCTCATCAGCTACTACCAAGAGGAGGCAGGGGCCGGCCGGCTCCGGGTCTGCAGGCAAGCAGCCCTCACCCACAGGGCCCGGCGGTTCTCCGACATGGGGCCCCCCCTTCAGCTCTATCCGCCTGAACTTGTGGCCTCCAATCTGCGGGCCACTCACTCCCAGGGGGCACCCAGCCCTACCCAGCCTGTCTGCCATGAGCTGGTGCAGGCACTAGAGTTCCTGGAGCTAATATCTGTCAACCTACTTCTGTTTCCCTGGAGGAAGGAAATCAGGTCCCTGAAG ACATACACTGGAAACTTTGCCTACCGAGTGCAGCCTGTGCTTTCTGAACAAACACTGCACACCATTCTGGGCAGGCTGGGCTATGTGGCCACCTCTGAGGCAGAGTTTTCGCTGGTCCAGGCCATCAGCAAGGAGGACGCCGAGCAGATGGTGTTTGAAATCTTCCTGGCGAGAGTTACATGTGAGGCCATTCTGGGGACCTCGAGCAGGCAGGTCCTGGGACTGGGCAGAGAGAAACCCTACTGCAGGCGCAGCTCCAAGAGAAAGCTGGCGAAGGCCCACAACTGCCCCGAGGGGGCCCAGCCAGGCCCCCAAGAAGGGCTGGGATCTGAGAGGGCCCTGGCTGAGGGCCCTGACCATCAGAGCACTGTGCCAACGGCCCCGAGCCTGTCTGAGGTCTCAACATCCCCCCGCACCCTCCGTGCCGGCCCCCAGCTCCCCCTGGACTCCCGGCGCCGTGCCAGCACACGCTCGGACAGTGAGGAGTTCTTGACCTGCTACAGTGACCTTGTTCTGCACCGGACACCCCTGTTCCCCAGGGACTTTCCCCTGCGCGGCCTGAAGGGAGACcaagcccagggcccagccctgGCTCCCAGCCCACCTGCAGGTGAAGCGCTCACCTCCTTGGGCAGCAGCGGTGAGTGGTCCCTGGTCCCCAGTGCAGCTCCTGAGAGCAGAGTGGTCATCATCCCCAGGCAGCCCCGGCTGACACCAGGCCCCCAGTTGTCAGGGAAACCCTTGGACCCAAAGCCAGAAGCACAGCCGGAGCCGACCGCCCCTGACGCAGACACTGTTCCTCCAAACACTTCCTCTGAGTTGGACGAACTCTGTGAacacctctcccacctcctcgGACCCCCAACTCTAGCAGACCATCCTGGGGGCCTCTCAGGCCCTGGGGTTGAGGACACTAGTCAATCAGAACCTCTCACGGGGCTAGAGCCAGCCGCTGAGGCCGGGGGCCCAGACAGTAGAATCACCAAACTCTGGAGGCCTACTCAAAACCCCCTCATGTATGAGGGCCCCCGACACTATGTTCCCCCAGGGGAGCTGGAGGGGCCAGTTCTGACCCAAGAACACCACCCAGGCAATAGCTAA